In Primulina eburnea isolate SZY01 unplaced genomic scaffold, ASM2296580v1 ctg368_ERROPOS200000, whole genome shotgun sequence, a genomic segment contains:
- the LOC140821021 gene encoding serine/threonine-protein kinase RIPK-like — MAVKKKVKWQDYFPICFKSEGSKPDPKKPVLKQQSSFQRISLSDLSSSTVLSEDLSASLVGSNLHAFTLQELKVITQNFSPSNFLGEGGFGPVHKGFIDDKIRPGLKAQPVAVKLLDLDGSQGHREWLTEVIYLGQLRHPNLVKLIGYCCEEEHRLLVYEYMARGSLENQLFRRFSVSLPWPTRMKIAIGAARGLAFLHEAEKPVIFRDFKASNILLHSDFTAKLSDFGLAKDGPEGDDTHVSTRVMGTQGYAAPEYIMTGHLTAASDVYSFGVLLLELLTGRKSLDKTRPQREQNLAEWARPMLKSPRKFSRIIDPRLEGQYSELGVQKTAEIAYHCLSHRPKLRPIISEVIKVLEPLKDLEDLQIGTFVFAVSTDSDHSSKEIAKKENSPLYHHRNRPKEGCENGAKSPVSFPENARRHDRRKGSNSPANYILKRS, encoded by the exons ATGGCGGTGAAGAAGAAGGTGAAATGGCAAGACTATTTCCCCATCTGTTTCAAGTCCGAGGGCTCGAAGCCGGATCCGAAGAAACCAGTGCTGAAACAGCAATCTTCGTTCCAAAGGATTTCGCTATCGGATTTAAGCAGTTCCACGGTGCTATCGGAGGATCTGTCAGCCTCGTTGGTGGGATCCAATCTTCATGCGTTCACTCTTCAGGAGCTGAAGGTGATCACGCAGAACTTCTCACCCAGTAATTTTCTTGGCGAAGGCGGGTTCGGGCCTGTGCACAAGGGCTTCATTGATGATAAGATAAGACCCGGCTTGAAGGCTCAGCCCGTTGCCGTCAAGCTCCTGGATTTGGATGGTTCTCAAGGCCATAGAGAATGGCTG ACCGAAGTGATTTATCTCGGGCAATTGAGACATCCGAATTTGGTGAAGTTGATTGGATATTGTTGCGAAGAAGAACACAGGCTTCTTGTCTACGAATACATGGCAAGAGGAAGCCTAGAAAATCAACTATTCAGAA GATTTTCAGTTTCACTTCCATGGCCAACAAGAATGAAAATTGCTATTGGCGCTGCTAGAGGACTTGCCTTTCTCCATGAAGCCGAAAAACCCGTCATATTCCGCGATTTTAAGGCTTCCAATATTCTGCTACACTCC GATTTTACTGCGAAACTCTCGGATTTCGGACTTGCAAAAGACGGTCCGGAAGGTGATGATACGCATGTTTCCACCCGAGTAATGGGCACACAAGGTTATGCTGCGCCAGAATACATCATGACAG GTCATTTGACAGCTGCTAGTGATGTATATAGTTTCGGGGTACTTCTCTTGGAGCTTCTAACAGGTCGGAAATCGTTGGACAAAACCCGTCCTCAAAGAGAACAAAATCTTGCAGAATGGGCAAGGCCTATGTTGAAAAGTCCCCGAAAATTCAGCCGCATAATCGATCCAAGACTCGAGGGGCAGTACTCGGAACTCGGGGTTCAAAAGACAGCAGAGATTGCTTATCATTGCTTAAGCCATCGGCCAAAACTTAGGCCGATTATAAGTGAAGTGATCAAAGTTTTGGAGCCGTTGAAAGATCTTGAAGACTTGCAAATTGGTACTTTCGTTTTCGCAGTTTCCACCGATAGTGATCATTCGTCGAAAGAAATTGCCAAGAAGGAGAATTCTCCGTTGTATCATCACAGGAACAGACCAAAGGAAGGGTGTGAAAATGGGGCGAAATCGCCCGTTTCATTCCCTGAAAATGCACGACGACATGATCGGAGGAAAGGGTCGAATTCGCCTGCAAATTACATTTTAAAGAGATCATGA